ACTAAAAGTATCTCATCCCCATCTTCACAATACCCAACAAGCCTAACCAAGTTCTTGTGATGAAGCCTTGACAATAATGTCAGTTCAGATTCAAATTCCTTCTGAAACTCCTTCCTCCATTGGCCTGTGTCCGCTTTCGCTCTCTTAATTGTCACTTGATGACCATCTGCTAATTCCCCTCTATAAACAAAAATGCGAAAGCTCAATGGACCAATCCTGTTCTCAGGTGAGAAACTATTGGTGGCAGCAGCAAGCTCAGCCAGACTAAACTCTTGTAGTCTCCTTTCAAGTGAGGTAAGCATTTTTTCCGGAGGATTTCCTGAGAATCTAGCACATAACAGACCAAAGGCAAAAGTTACAGGCCAAACATTTATATTGATAGGATTACTAGCACCTCGAGACAAAAAGCTATAAGTTATTGATGTGAAAATACATTGAAAGATGGAACAAGCTAATCCAATAATATCAGGAAATGTCCCAAAAGGCTTGGGATTGGGATATGGATAATAAAACCATGGCATTTTTCCCCTGATCCTCCAAGCAACTCTTCCTTTTCGACCTTTGTAGACAAGATCaaaaattgaaatgaataaCATTATGAAAGACATTATCATACTAAGTAGAGCATATCTGGGCTTATGCTCAGAGGATAACTGATCAAAAACAGCTGCTGGAAGCTCTAAGATGAAATTCATGACAAGAACAAAGCGTTCCAGATTAATAACCTGTTTCAGAAGAGGATAATTTAGTGGTTAGAAGACTAAATGAATATCTTGCAACATCGTATTTATGTATTAATAACATACTTCTGACCTTCTGATTGAAGAAGCCATCTGCCACACCAGTACCCTGCAGTGGGTGATTCTCACTTTCTTCAACATCTATGCTGACGGATTCAGCCATGATCTCACAGAAGAACAAAAACCCAAAAGGGTATTAATCTTTATCTGAGACTTTTCATAAAGAACGAGCATATAATATAAACAATGAAGGCCAAAGTAGGTGTAGACTTGGGAAATGTAAGTTctgcttatattatttaaaaacttcACAGAACAGTTCAATTCAGAGTTCCAAGGATCAACCTAACCATCAATACAAAATTGATAGGATGATCCAACTGATAGAAAATAGGCTTCCATTGACATTAGTAAAGTTAAAATAAGTTGAAATCTGCTTCTAATCCAAGTAGAAATGGTATGCATTCCAtgcattaaaattgaaaatgaaaTTGAAATGCTATAGCTAGAAAAATTATAACTCTAGTATAAAAGTGAAGTACAATAAATTGAAACCTTTCCTGATCAACATGGACAGTCAAGTGAATGGCCAGTTTGATGATCTTGTCACCATCTATTTGAGAGAATGAAAGAGCAAGACAGGAGAGAAATGTTAAGGATCAAAATACCTTCAAAATGTGGACTTTACTTTAGATCGAGGATACTGTTCCTTTACATAATCACACAAATCATAGCATATAATTTGTGTGTGATTCTTTGAACATGGCAATGGAAGTTTCTTCAAGTATTTTGGGAGCTTGCAACTGTTTCCTTTGAATTTTACatagataatttaataaaataatacttgTATTTTCTAACTCTACATTGTGTTGACCCAGGTGTGAATGCTAATCCTGTTGACTAATCTACTTTTTGTTAAAAGCACGGCTTGTTCAACCATCTTTCAATTCTCCTTTTATAACTAAAGTGtgagataaaaattaattctgGTTTTGAGTTTTGATTCTTCTGGGTGGAGAGACTATGGCTCAATCTCTTCACATAGATGTTAAACAAGATGATGACAGCGCAAGTGAGAAGGCAGATCGCTTCGATCAGAAGGTTAAGGTTAAAGACTGGAATTAAAACACCATGTTTTAATCAGATGATCTTGCAAGATTTTGACATTGATTTTTTATGTTCTGCAACAGGTGGAAAGGATCTTCCTCATCGTCAACTTCATCTTAGAGCTTCCATCTGCTGCTTTTGATCAGTTATCCTCAGTGCATAAGCCCCAGTACGCACTACTTAGCATGTTAATTTCTTTCACAGTCTTGATCATTTCCATTGTTGATCTTCTTCTTAAGGGTCGAAAAGAAAGAGTTACTTGGATGAGGAGAGGGTTGATGCCTTGGTTTTATTACCCATATCCAAATTCCAAGCCTTTTGGGACATTTCCTGACATTATTGGATTAGCTTGTGCTTTTTTTCAATGCATTTTTGCAGCAATATCATATGCTTTTTTATTCAAGCATGCTGATAGTTCCATCAAATTGTCGGTTTGGCCTATAATCTTTGCCTTGGGTTTATTATTTTCGAGAATTTCTGGAGATACTGCACAAAAAGGGCCAAAACCACTTGTAAGGAGACTGAACAGAGCCGAGGAATTTACTCTGGCTCAGCTCGCTGCAGCAACCAACGATTTCTCACTGCAGAACAAGATTGGCGAAGGGAATTCTTATGTTGTTTTTATAGGGAAACTGCCAGATGGTAGTGAAGTAGCTGTCAAGAGACGGGACACAGGTTATGAGTTTCAGGAGGAAGACACTTTTTTTGAAAGTGAAATAACATT
This region of Manihot esculenta cultivar AM560-2 chromosome 10, M.esculenta_v8, whole genome shotgun sequence genomic DNA includes:
- the LOC110624030 gene encoding putative serine/threonine-protein kinase-like protein CCR3, producing MAESVSIDVEESENHPLQGTGVADGFFNQKVINLERFVLVMNFILELPAAVFDQLSSEHKPRYALLSMIMSFIMLFISIFDLVYKGRKGRVAWRIRGKMPWFYYPYPNPKPFGTFPDIIGLACSIFQCIFTSITYSFLSRGASNPININVWPVTFAFGLLCARFSGNPPEKMLTSLERRLQEFSLAELAAATNSFSPENRIGPLSFRIFVYRGELADGHQVTIKRAKADTGQWRKEFQKEFESELTLLSRLHHKNLVRLVGYCEDGDEILLVHEYMKNGSLYKHLHDENNIEKNSSMINSWTMRIKIALDAARGIEYLHNYASPPIIHRDVKSSNILLDENWTSRVSAFVFSLMCHEPESECMPMEIVGTPGYIDPEYYDLTVLTTKSDVYSLGVVLLELLTGKTATFWDVNEGNGTSLVHFAKHKMKSEKLPKLLDSRVNPPRPFEVEAVELLADTALACVALQGKDRPNITDIVANLERASTLIEARAWSLSGSS